Proteins encoded within one genomic window of Polyangium spumosum:
- a CDS encoding SCO family protein yields the protein MVRPGRFLMFFAAALTAAVVTLAPASRALAGDPALPKELVGVDIEERPGADLPADVKLRDQEGRDVTLGSYLDGEHPVILVLAYYECPMLCTLVVNGLMQGMKGLDWTAGKEYRVVVVSFDPRDTPEMARKKRDVYVGAYGRPVGERGWEFLVGEEAQVRRLADAVGFRYRWEEATQQYAHAAGAFVFTPEGKLSRTLYGLNFASNDLKLSLLEASQGKLATAWGRVLLFCFHYDSGENKYVLATRRLMKAGGAFTVLGLGGMLLGFWRRERRRASKSADGALA from the coding sequence ATGGTTCGTCCGGGCCGCTTCCTTATGTTCTTCGCTGCCGCGCTCACGGCGGCCGTGGTCACGCTTGCGCCGGCTTCGCGGGCGCTCGCGGGGGATCCGGCGTTGCCGAAGGAGCTCGTTGGTGTGGACATCGAGGAGCGACCCGGCGCCGACCTTCCGGCGGACGTGAAGCTCCGAGATCAAGAGGGGCGCGACGTCACGCTGGGCAGCTACCTCGACGGCGAGCACCCGGTGATCCTGGTGCTCGCGTATTACGAGTGTCCGATGCTCTGCACGCTGGTCGTGAATGGCCTGATGCAGGGCATGAAGGGCCTCGATTGGACGGCGGGCAAGGAGTACCGCGTCGTCGTCGTGAGCTTCGATCCTCGCGACACCCCCGAGATGGCCCGCAAGAAGCGCGACGTGTACGTCGGCGCGTATGGGCGTCCCGTGGGGGAGCGTGGGTGGGAGTTCCTGGTGGGGGAGGAGGCCCAGGTGCGTCGGTTGGCCGACGCGGTGGGCTTCCGGTACCGCTGGGAAGAGGCGACGCAGCAGTATGCGCACGCGGCAGGGGCCTTCGTATTCACGCCCGAGGGCAAGCTCTCGCGGACGCTGTACGGGCTCAACTTTGCCTCGAACGACTTGAAGTTGTCCTTGCTCGAGGCGTCGCAGGGCAAGCTCGCGACCGCGTGGGGTCGCGTGCTCCTGTTCTGCTTTCATTACGATTCCGGCGAAAACAAGTACGTCCTCGCGACGAGGCGTCTGATGAAGGCGGGTGGCGCGTTCACAGTGCTGGGACTCGGGGGTATGCTCCTCGGGTTCTGGCGGCGTGAGCGTCGCCGCGCGTCGAAGTCGGCGGATGGAGCTCTGGCATGA
- a CDS encoding ATP-binding protein, producing MSARVSVPPIEIVEPGTARVSNAAAPGGRFFVRDVLSSADPIPEGMAARWLIQLRWLAILGMGATTATGRWFVPELAVGPVFLILGVLVILNGAFAFGFGRMLRHERRLVAGQIAFDVLALGAVLWVTGGTGNPFAAFLVFQIALAGLLCGGRAILAIAGLTVAVGALVSVAEPLPLASAPLGKERVHHLGAFVSLASVAGFLGVFLFVYARRLDELRQRALRNDKLAMLGRVVGGMSHELSTPLATILLAGRELSELTKDGPPDASDLARTIAGEAQRASDIIGLVRGYIRPDQRREEVELGKLVMEMAGKELRRLAYRGEITIDAPEPVHVTVMPAGLLQVLVNVLTNATEAMVRTLKPRIHIVVRDGGDHAEIMVDDSGPGFAPEILARLGEPFQTTKEREGGMGLGLYVSSVLLDRMNGTLSVDNRGEGGARVTIRLARRVASRDSEV from the coding sequence ATGTCGGCCCGCGTCTCCGTCCCCCCCATCGAGATCGTCGAGCCGGGGACGGCGCGCGTGTCGAACGCCGCAGCCCCCGGAGGACGATTCTTCGTCCGGGACGTCCTCTCGAGCGCGGATCCCATCCCCGAGGGGATGGCGGCCCGGTGGTTGATCCAGCTCCGCTGGCTCGCGATCCTCGGCATGGGCGCCACCACAGCGACGGGGAGATGGTTCGTCCCCGAGCTCGCCGTCGGCCCGGTGTTCCTGATCCTGGGCGTGCTGGTGATCCTGAACGGCGCCTTCGCGTTCGGGTTCGGCCGCATGTTGCGCCACGAGCGACGCCTCGTCGCCGGTCAGATCGCGTTCGACGTCCTCGCCCTCGGCGCCGTCCTGTGGGTCACGGGTGGCACGGGGAACCCGTTTGCTGCGTTCCTCGTCTTTCAGATCGCGCTCGCGGGTCTGTTGTGCGGCGGCCGCGCGATCCTCGCGATCGCGGGCCTGACCGTGGCCGTGGGCGCGCTCGTCTCGGTCGCCGAGCCGCTGCCGCTCGCCTCGGCGCCGCTCGGCAAGGAGCGCGTCCATCACCTCGGCGCGTTCGTCTCGCTCGCGTCCGTGGCTGGTTTCCTCGGGGTTTTCCTGTTCGTTTACGCGCGCAGGCTGGACGAGCTCCGGCAACGCGCGTTGCGGAACGACAAACTCGCCATGCTCGGCCGCGTGGTCGGCGGCATGTCGCACGAGCTCTCGACGCCGCTCGCCACGATCCTGCTCGCGGGTCGCGAGCTGTCGGAGCTCACGAAAGACGGCCCGCCCGACGCGTCCGATCTCGCGCGGACGATCGCGGGGGAGGCGCAGCGGGCGAGCGACATCATCGGGCTCGTGCGGGGGTACATCCGGCCGGACCAGCGGCGCGAGGAGGTCGAGCTCGGCAAGCTGGTGATGGAGATGGCGGGCAAGGAGCTGCGGCGGCTCGCGTACCGGGGCGAGATCACGATCGACGCGCCGGAGCCGGTGCACGTGACGGTGATGCCGGCCGGTCTCCTGCAGGTGCTGGTCAACGTGCTGACGAACGCGACCGAGGCGATGGTGCGGACGCTGAAGCCGCGCATCCACATCGTGGTGCGGGACGGCGGGGATCACGCCGAGATCATGGTCGACGACAGCGGTCCGGGGTTCGCGCCGGAGATCCTGGCGCGGCTCGGCGAGCCGTTCCAGACGACGAAGGAGCGCGAGGGCGGGATGGGCCTCGGGCTCTACGTGAGCTCGGTGCTGCTCGATCGAATGAACGGCACGCTGAGCGTGGACAACAGGGGCGAGGGCGGGGCAAGGGTGACGATCCGGCTCGCGCGCCGTGTGGCGTCGCGTGATTCGGAGGTGTGA
- the coxB gene encoding cytochrome c oxidase subunit II: MTFDPIDLGSFWMPKQSSTIAEEIDTAYYIVYWLDVVMFVALMGALAYFMWKYKRRGPKDKLSDVTHSTTLEISWTIIPTILVIGLFFVGLKGWMKAMVAPGNALEIRTTAEMYMWTFTYPNGNVSVNELVVPKGQPVKLIMSSKDVLHSFFVPEFRVKQDVVPGMYTTVWFEAIENRETVLFCTEYCGVGHSDMMAKVRVMEKADYDNWQETGLLPGEKPLPPAELGKKLFTTRSCNTCHSLDGSRIQGPTFKGIFGRTEQIADGSSVKVDENYIRESLLEPNKKVVQGYPAVMPTYKGLLKETDIDALIAYLKTVQ; this comes from the coding sequence ATGACGTTTGACCCGATCGACCTCGGCTCGTTCTGGATGCCGAAACAGTCTTCGACGATCGCAGAGGAAATCGATACTGCGTACTACATCGTCTACTGGCTGGATGTCGTGATGTTCGTTGCCCTGATGGGAGCGCTCGCGTACTTCATGTGGAAGTACAAGCGACGCGGCCCGAAGGACAAGCTCAGCGACGTCACCCACAGCACGACGCTCGAGATTTCCTGGACCATCATCCCGACGATCCTCGTGATCGGCCTCTTCTTCGTGGGCCTCAAGGGCTGGATGAAGGCGATGGTCGCGCCGGGCAATGCGCTCGAGATCCGCACGACGGCGGAGATGTACATGTGGACGTTCACGTACCCGAACGGGAACGTGAGCGTGAACGAGCTGGTGGTGCCCAAGGGCCAGCCCGTGAAGCTCATCATGAGCTCGAAGGACGTCCTTCACAGCTTCTTCGTGCCCGAGTTCCGGGTGAAGCAGGACGTCGTGCCGGGCATGTACACGACCGTCTGGTTCGAGGCGATCGAGAACCGCGAGACCGTGCTGTTCTGCACGGAGTACTGCGGCGTCGGTCATTCGGACATGATGGCCAAGGTCCGGGTGATGGAGAAGGCCGATTACGACAACTGGCAGGAGACCGGCCTCCTCCCCGGGGAGAAGCCGCTTCCCCCGGCAGAGCTCGGCAAGAAGCTCTTCACGACGCGTAGCTGCAACACCTGCCATTCGCTCGATGGGTCCCGCATCCAGGGCCCCACGTTCAAGGGCATCTTTGGTCGGACCGAGCAGATCGCGGACGGCTCGTCGGTGAAGGTCGACGAGAACTACATCCGCGAGAGCTTGCTCGAGCCGAACAAGAAGGTGGTCCAGGGGTATCCGGCGGTGATGCCGACCTACAAGGGCCTGCTCAAGGAAACGGACATCGACGCGCTCATCGCGTACCTGAAGACGGTCCAGTAG
- the ctaD gene encoding cytochrome c oxidase subunit I: MANTATVDELGHAPEVRGKNYLNQTAGVWSWLTTVDHKRIGIMYLVSVLVGFGLGGIFALLVRLELLTPKKTIMDATMYNQAFTLHGAAMVFLFIIPSIPASLGNFFLPLMIGAKDVAFPKLNLLSLYLFWIGAVFMLAAIVTGGVDTGWTFYVPYASGVSTTSVISATFGVFVMGFSSILTGLNFIVTLHKLRAPGMSWYRMPLFLWSLYATSIIQVLATPVLGITLLLLIFERAFHIGIFDPTLGGDPVLFQHFFWFYSHPAVYIMILPGMGVATEILTTHSKRRVFGYKAIAFSSVAIALVSFLVWGHHMFVSGQSELSSAIFSFLTFFVAIPSGVKMFNWLGTLWGGSIRFTVPMLYGIGFLFLFAIGGLTGLFLGTLSVDLHLHDTYFVVAHFHYVMMGSTAIAFFGGLHHWWPKMTGKMYDEKLARVGFALTFIGFNWTFFTQFILGTRGMPRRYYNYLDQFQPLHAFSTYGSWVLGTGFLITFICLARSLKNGAPAPANPWDSTTLEWQTQSPPITENFEKAPIVTLDAYERPAEETA, from the coding sequence ATGGCAAATACGGCTACGGTCGACGAACTCGGGCACGCGCCCGAAGTTCGAGGCAAAAACTACCTGAACCAAACTGCGGGCGTCTGGTCCTGGCTGACGACGGTCGACCACAAGCGCATCGGCATCATGTACCTGGTGTCGGTGCTCGTGGGCTTCGGCCTCGGCGGCATCTTCGCCTTGCTGGTGCGTCTCGAGCTCCTGACGCCGAAGAAGACGATCATGGACGCCACGATGTACAATCAGGCGTTCACGCTGCACGGCGCGGCGATGGTGTTCCTCTTCATCATCCCGTCGATCCCGGCGTCGCTCGGCAACTTCTTCCTGCCGCTGATGATCGGCGCGAAGGACGTGGCCTTCCCCAAGCTCAACCTCTTGAGCTTGTACCTGTTCTGGATCGGCGCGGTCTTCATGCTCGCGGCGATCGTGACGGGTGGCGTGGACACGGGCTGGACCTTCTACGTCCCCTACGCCTCCGGCGTGTCGACGACGTCGGTCATCTCGGCGACGTTCGGCGTCTTCGTGATGGGGTTCTCGAGCATCCTGACGGGGCTCAACTTCATCGTGACGCTGCACAAGCTGCGGGCCCCGGGGATGAGCTGGTACCGCATGCCGCTCTTCCTCTGGTCGCTCTACGCGACCAGCATCATCCAGGTGCTCGCGACGCCGGTCCTCGGCATCACGCTGCTGCTCCTCATCTTCGAGCGCGCCTTCCACATCGGCATCTTCGATCCGACGCTCGGCGGTGATCCCGTCCTCTTCCAGCACTTCTTCTGGTTCTACAGCCACCCGGCCGTCTACATCATGATCCTGCCGGGCATGGGCGTGGCGACGGAGATCCTCACGACGCACTCGAAGCGCCGCGTGTTCGGGTACAAGGCGATCGCGTTCTCGAGCGTGGCCATCGCCCTCGTGTCGTTCCTCGTGTGGGGCCACCACATGTTCGTCTCGGGGCAGAGCGAGCTCTCCTCGGCGATCTTCTCCTTCCTCACGTTCTTCGTGGCCATCCCGAGCGGCGTGAAGATGTTCAACTGGCTCGGCACGCTCTGGGGCGGGTCGATCCGGTTCACGGTCCCGATGCTCTACGGCATCGGGTTCCTCTTCCTCTTCGCGATCGGCGGCCTGACGGGCCTCTTCCTCGGCACGCTGAGCGTCGACCTGCACCTGCACGACACGTACTTCGTCGTCGCCCACTTCCACTACGTGATGATGGGCAGCACGGCGATCGCGTTCTTCGGCGGCCTCCACCACTGGTGGCCCAAGATGACGGGAAAGATGTACGACGAGAAGCTGGCGCGCGTGGGCTTCGCCCTCACGTTCATCGGCTTCAACTGGACGTTCTTCACCCAGTTCATCCTCGGCACGCGTGGCATGCCGCGCCGCTACTACAACTACCTCGACCAGTTCCAGCCGCTGCACGCGTTCTCGACGTACGGCTCGTGGGTCCTGGGCACGGGCTTCCTCATCACGTTCATCTGCCTCGCGCGCTCGCTCAAGAACGGCGCGCCCGCGCCGGCGAACCCGTGGGACAGCACGACGCTCGAGTGGCAGACGCAGTCGCCGCCGATCACGGAGAACTTCGAGAAGGCCCCCATCGTGACGCTGGACGCGTACGAGCGTCCCGCTGAGGAGACTGCTTGA
- a CDS encoding response regulator transcription factor yields MPRKIETALLIDDDDAFRTTLQGAMRRRGVQARTAATVEEGLVALEDAPVDLVVVDYRMPRVDGLSALPRLRRLCPEAAIVMLTGFGDIPLAVAAVREGADTLLTKPIDADRLLREATVLFERPRAPLSSSPPSSRTTYKLDELERDAINAALKDSGGVIAVAAKLLGIDRRTLQRKLKKSS; encoded by the coding sequence ATGCCTCGCAAGATCGAGACAGCGCTGCTCATCGACGACGACGACGCATTTCGCACGACGCTCCAGGGCGCGATGCGGCGACGCGGGGTGCAGGCGCGGACGGCGGCGACCGTGGAGGAGGGGCTCGTCGCGCTGGAAGACGCGCCGGTGGATCTCGTGGTCGTCGATTATCGCATGCCGCGCGTCGACGGTCTCTCGGCCCTGCCGCGATTGCGTCGGCTGTGCCCGGAGGCGGCGATCGTGATGCTCACGGGATTCGGGGACATCCCGCTCGCCGTGGCGGCCGTGCGCGAGGGCGCCGACACGCTGCTGACGAAGCCCATCGACGCGGATCGGCTGCTGCGCGAGGCGACGGTTTTGTTCGAGCGCCCGCGCGCGCCGCTCTCGTCGTCGCCGCCGTCGAGCCGGACGACGTACAAGCTCGACGAGCTCGAGCGCGACGCGATCAACGCCGCATTGAAGGATTCTGGCGGGGTGATCGCGGTGGCGGCGAAGCTCCTGGGGATCGATCGCCGCACGTTGCAACGGAAATTGAAGAAATCGTCCTGA
- a CDS encoding cytochrome c oxidase subunit 3 family protein, whose protein sequence is MSAKAEALGGAGEQKLSPQFHVAHHFDKADTQFDAGRMGVWLFLVTEILLFGGLFCAFAIFRSKYFPSFVEAHHHLDRVMGGINTIVLITSSFTMALAVRSAQKSETKKTTALLAITLACAAMFLVVKYFEYSHKIHDGLLPGGNFTAADFASGHPGIFFAIYFMMTGIHGVHVVIGMGLILWILLRNQKNEFSSRYYAPVENVGLYWHLVDLVWIFLFPLLYLVG, encoded by the coding sequence ATGAGCGCGAAAGCCGAGGCTTTGGGCGGCGCCGGGGAGCAGAAGCTCTCCCCCCAGTTCCACGTCGCCCACCACTTCGACAAGGCGGACACGCAGTTCGACGCGGGTCGAATGGGCGTGTGGCTCTTCCTGGTGACGGAGATCCTGCTGTTCGGCGGCCTGTTCTGCGCCTTCGCCATCTTCCGGAGCAAGTACTTCCCGTCGTTCGTCGAGGCGCACCACCACCTCGATCGCGTGATGGGCGGTATCAACACCATCGTGCTGATCACCTCGAGCTTCACGATGGCGCTCGCGGTGCGCTCCGCGCAGAAGAGCGAGACCAAGAAGACCACCGCCCTGCTCGCGATCACCCTCGCGTGTGCGGCGATGTTCCTCGTGGTCAAGTACTTCGAGTACAGCCACAAGATCCACGACGGGCTCCTGCCCGGCGGGAACTTCACGGCGGCGGATTTCGCGTCCGGTCATCCGGGCATCTTCTTCGCCATCTACTTCATGATGACCGGGATCCACGGCGTCCACGTGGTCATCGGCATGGGCCTCATCCTCTGGATCCTCCTCCGGAACCAGAAGAACGAGTTCTCCAGCCGTTACTACGCGCCGGTCGAGAACGTCGGCCTCTACTGGCACCTCGTCGACCTCGTCTGGATCTTCCTCTTCCCGCTCCTTTACCTGGTCGGCTGA
- a CDS encoding c-type cytochrome, translating to MRPAAFLLFALALVGCRGGKGEEPPVHVFGDMDWQPKYQWGEASPLFEDGRAMRPLVDGTVPVGYLNEDDAYYRGKDAKGEFVKRVPTEVDEKLVRRGEERFNIYCAPCHDMSGSGRGMVVQRGFPPPVDLASERVLTMPDGQVFDTITHGVRNMPGYRKQIPVADRWAIVTWVRVLGKSQHASIDDVPAEKRSAIEPEGDAQ from the coding sequence ATGAGGCCCGCCGCATTCCTGCTGTTCGCGCTGGCCCTCGTCGGCTGTCGCGGCGGCAAAGGCGAGGAACCGCCGGTCCATGTCTTCGGAGACATGGACTGGCAGCCCAAGTACCAGTGGGGTGAGGCGAGCCCGCTCTTCGAGGACGGCCGCGCGATGCGTCCGCTCGTCGACGGGACGGTGCCGGTCGGCTACCTGAACGAGGACGACGCGTATTACCGCGGTAAGGACGCGAAGGGCGAGTTCGTCAAGCGGGTGCCGACCGAGGTGGACGAGAAGCTCGTCCGCCGCGGCGAGGAGCGCTTCAACATCTACTGCGCGCCCTGCCACGACATGTCGGGCAGCGGCCGCGGGATGGTGGTGCAGCGCGGGTTCCCCCCGCCGGTCGATCTCGCGTCGGAGCGTGTCCTCACGATGCCGGACGGGCAGGTCTTCGACACCATCACGCACGGCGTCCGCAACATGCCGGGCTATCGCAAGCAGATCCCGGTGGCCGACCGGTGGGCCATCGTCACGTGGGTGAGGGTGCTCGGCAAGAGCCAGCATGCCTCGATCGACGACGTGCCTGCCGAGAAGCGCAGCGCGATCGAGCCGGAAGGAGACGCGCAATGA
- a CDS encoding cytochrome C oxidase subunit IV family protein: MSTSHAEHDHGHGHGSANGDHVPHVLPFKVYIATFATLLFLTVVTVAASYVDIGHTGNLIVALLIATIKASVVALIFMHLRWDQKFHSIIFISALIFLAVFIGITMSDTQYRGEAESIEAHNPIDIKDPFKGQRIGDVAIPKEAAAPAAAGSAAPAAGSAAPAAGSAAPAAVPAKH, translated from the coding sequence ATGAGCACCTCGCACGCAGAGCACGACCACGGTCACGGTCACGGGAGCGCGAACGGCGATCACGTCCCGCACGTGCTGCCGTTCAAGGTCTACATCGCCACGTTCGCCACGCTGCTCTTCCTCACGGTCGTCACCGTGGCGGCGAGTTACGTGGACATCGGCCACACGGGCAACCTGATCGTCGCCCTCCTGATCGCCACGATCAAGGCGTCGGTCGTCGCGCTCATCTTCATGCACCTCAGGTGGGACCAGAAGTTCCACTCGATCATCTTCATCTCCGCCCTCATCTTCCTGGCCGTCTTCATCGGCATCACGATGAGCGACACGCAGTACCGCGGAGAAGCCGAGTCGATCGAGGCGCACAACCCGATCGACATCAAGGACCCGTTCAAGGGCCAGCGCATCGGCGACGTCGCCATTCCCAAGGAGGCGGCCGCGCCCGCCGCCGCCGGCTCGGCCGCTCCGGCCGCCGGTTCGGCCGCTCCGGCCGCCGGTTCGGCCGCGCCCGCCGCGGTCCCCGCCAAACACTGA
- a CDS encoding quinol:electron acceptor oxidoreductase subunit ActD — MDKAHRHEELEEESAKPFGLMGYFLTPGELMHACEKLKNAGYKHFDAQTPFPVHGLEKAMGLPPSKMPWIVLSCGATGLLSAIALTWFVSVDYPLVISGKPSFSWQAYIPIMFELTVLFSAFGAFFGMWGINRLPMFYHPSMKHPSFPRATDDAFFVTVEAKDPKYDASKTKKLLEELGAREIVEVTE; from the coding sequence GTGGATAAGGCTCATCGTCACGAAGAGCTCGAGGAAGAGTCGGCGAAGCCGTTCGGCCTCATGGGCTACTTCCTCACGCCGGGCGAGCTGATGCACGCGTGTGAGAAGCTCAAGAACGCCGGGTACAAGCACTTCGACGCGCAGACGCCGTTCCCCGTGCACGGCCTCGAGAAGGCGATGGGGCTGCCTCCGTCGAAGATGCCGTGGATCGTGCTGTCGTGTGGCGCGACGGGTCTGCTCAGCGCGATCGCGCTGACGTGGTTCGTCTCGGTCGACTACCCGCTCGTCATCAGCGGCAAGCCGTCGTTCTCGTGGCAGGCGTACATCCCGATCATGTTCGAGCTCACCGTGCTCTTCTCGGCGTTTGGTGCGTTCTTCGGCATGTGGGGCATCAACCGCCTGCCGATGTTCTACCACCCGTCGATGAAGCACCCGTCCTTCCCGCGGGCGACGGACGACGCGTTCTTCGTCACCGTCGAGGCGAAGGACCCCAAATACGACGCGTCGAAGACGAAGAAGCTCCTCGAGGAGCTCGGCGCGCGCGAGATCGTGGAGGTCACGGAATGA
- the uvrA gene encoding excinuclease ABC subunit UvrA, which yields MRKTRTKTEIPAAREPDFIVVKGAREHNLRIDELEVPKRKLVVFTGPSGSGKSSLAFDTLYAEGQRRYVETLSAYARQFLGQLDRPAVEHVSGLSPTIAIEQKSASSNPRSTVGTITEIYDYLRVLYARAGEQRCTTCGKPVASQSVDEIVETLLELPEGSRATLLAPLVVHRKGEHKEVFEDLATRGFSRVIVDGKMEKLDPLPRLDKKLWHDISLVADRITIRGEDRPRIAESIELALREGKGEMIVEIEGEKPRPFSQARTCCGKSYPELSPQSFSFNSPLGMCPKCSGLGTRLEADPDLVVPNPALSLREGAIAPWASAMSRGEGWTFRIADAVAKATGVDLDAPFGKLPAKKRELILYGLEGKKIAVQWGKEGSESHGTFGMKFEGVIPNLERRFRDTTSDMARDVYRKFFREMPCDACEGKRLRPETLAVFVAEKNIADITSMTVGGAVHFVDKLALSGGKARITEGVKREIEARLGFLMNVGLDYLTLDRSATTLSGGEAQRIRLASQLGSELSGVMYVLDEPSIGLHQRDNERLIATLRRLRDLGNTVVVVEHDEETIRAADHVVDFGPGAGHEGGRVLFAGTPEELCEARGNVTGDYLSGRRRIEIPELRRKPNGWIEIKGAREHNLKNVDARIPLGVFSAVTGVSGAGKSSLVNGILLPALSRALHDATGTVGAHDSIEGLDALDKVIAIDQQPIGRTPRSNPGTYTKAFDHIREVFALLPEARARGWDSGRFSFNVKGGRCESCHGDGVVKVEMHFLADVYVPCEVCGGKRYNAQTLGVRFKGKNINEVLESSVEECLTMFEHHVALKRILTTLVDVGLGYMKIGQRATTLSGGEAQRVKLSRELGKTQTGRTLYVLDEPTTGLHFEDIRRLLVVLSRLVDAGNTVVVIEHNLDVIKFADWVLDLGPEGGARGGRVIAEGTPEAVARVSESHTGRFLAEILGREETKAARAKARNGKAARAHA from the coding sequence ATGCGCAAGACCAGGACGAAGACCGAGATCCCCGCCGCACGCGAGCCCGATTTCATCGTCGTGAAGGGCGCCCGCGAGCACAACCTACGCATCGACGAGCTCGAGGTTCCCAAGCGCAAGCTCGTGGTCTTCACGGGACCGAGCGGCTCGGGTAAGTCGAGCCTCGCGTTCGACACGCTCTACGCCGAAGGCCAGCGCCGCTACGTCGAGACGCTCTCGGCCTACGCCCGCCAGTTCCTCGGCCAGCTCGATCGCCCCGCGGTCGAGCACGTCTCGGGCCTCTCGCCGACGATCGCCATCGAGCAAAAGAGCGCGTCCTCGAATCCGCGCTCGACCGTCGGGACGATCACCGAGATATACGATTACCTGCGCGTCCTGTACGCCCGCGCCGGCGAGCAGCGCTGCACGACCTGCGGCAAGCCCGTGGCCTCGCAGAGCGTCGACGAGATCGTCGAGACCTTGCTCGAGCTGCCCGAAGGCAGCCGCGCGACCCTGCTCGCCCCGCTCGTCGTGCACCGAAAAGGCGAGCACAAGGAGGTCTTCGAGGACCTCGCGACGCGTGGCTTCTCCCGGGTGATCGTGGACGGCAAAATGGAGAAGCTCGATCCCCTTCCCCGCCTGGACAAGAAGCTCTGGCACGACATCTCGCTCGTCGCCGATCGAATCACGATCCGCGGCGAGGACCGGCCGCGCATCGCCGAGAGCATCGAGCTCGCGCTGCGCGAGGGCAAGGGCGAGATGATCGTCGAAATCGAAGGCGAAAAACCCCGCCCGTTCAGCCAGGCGCGCACGTGCTGCGGCAAGAGTTATCCCGAGCTCAGCCCGCAGAGCTTCTCCTTCAACAGCCCGCTCGGCATGTGCCCGAAATGCAGCGGCCTCGGCACGCGGCTCGAGGCCGATCCGGACCTCGTCGTGCCAAACCCCGCGCTCTCGCTGCGGGAGGGCGCGATCGCGCCCTGGGCCTCGGCGATGTCGCGCGGCGAAGGCTGGACGTTCCGCATCGCGGACGCCGTGGCGAAGGCGACGGGCGTGGACCTCGACGCCCCCTTCGGAAAACTCCCGGCGAAGAAGCGCGAGCTCATCCTCTACGGGCTCGAAGGCAAGAAGATCGCCGTGCAATGGGGCAAGGAGGGCTCGGAGAGCCACGGGACCTTCGGCATGAAGTTCGAAGGCGTCATCCCGAACCTGGAGCGGCGCTTCCGCGACACCACGAGCGACATGGCGCGCGACGTCTACCGGAAATTTTTCCGGGAAATGCCCTGCGACGCCTGCGAGGGGAAGCGCCTGCGCCCCGAGACGCTCGCGGTCTTCGTGGCCGAGAAGAACATCGCCGACATCACCTCGATGACCGTGGGCGGCGCCGTTCATTTCGTGGACAAACTCGCCCTCTCCGGCGGCAAGGCCCGGATCACGGAGGGCGTGAAGCGCGAGATCGAAGCGCGGCTCGGCTTCTTGATGAACGTGGGCCTCGATTACCTGACGCTCGATCGCTCGGCGACCACGCTCTCCGGCGGCGAGGCGCAGCGCATCCGGCTCGCGAGCCAGCTCGGGAGCGAGCTCTCGGGCGTGATGTACGTGCTCGACGAGCCGAGCATCGGCCTGCACCAGCGCGACAACGAGCGGCTGATCGCGACGCTCCGGCGCCTGCGTGATCTCGGCAATACGGTGGTCGTCGTGGAGCACGACGAGGAGACGATCCGCGCAGCCGACCACGTCGTGGACTTCGGCCCCGGCGCAGGCCACGAGGGCGGTCGCGTGCTCTTCGCGGGCACGCCCGAGGAGCTCTGCGAGGCGAGAGGGAACGTGACGGGCGATTACCTCTCCGGCCGCCGTCGCATCGAGATCCCCGAGCTGCGCCGCAAGCCCAATGGATGGATCGAGATCAAGGGCGCGCGCGAGCACAATTTGAAGAACGTCGACGCGCGGATCCCGCTCGGCGTGTTCTCGGCGGTGACGGGCGTCTCGGGCGCGGGGAAGAGCTCGCTCGTCAATGGAATCCTCCTGCCAGCGCTGAGCCGCGCCCTGCACGACGCGACGGGCACCGTGGGCGCGCACGATTCGATCGAGGGCCTCGACGCGCTCGACAAGGTGATCGCCATCGATCAGCAGCCCATCGGCCGCACGCCCCGCTCGAACCCGGGCACGTACACGAAGGCCTTCGACCACATCCGCGAGGTCTTCGCGCTCCTGCCCGAAGCGAGGGCGCGCGGCTGGGACTCGGGGCGATTCAGCTTCAACGTGAAGGGCGGCCGCTGCGAGAGCTGCCACGGCGACGGCGTCGTGAAGGTGGAGATGCATTTCCTCGCCGACGTCTACGTCCCCTGCGAGGTCTGCGGCGGCAAGCGGTACAACGCGCAGACGCTCGGCGTCCGTTTCAAAGGGAAAAACATCAACGAGGTGCTCGAATCGAGCGTGGAGGAGTGCCTCACGATGTTCGAGCACCACGTGGCGCTGAAGCGAATCCTGACGACGCTCGTGGACGTGGGCCTCGGCTACATGAAAATCGGCCAGCGCGCGACGACCCTCTCGGGCGGCGAGGCGCAGAGGGTCAAGCTCAGCCGCGAGCTCGGAAAAACCCAGACGGGTCGCACGCTCTACGTGCTCGACGAGCCCACGACGGGCCTGCATTTCGAGGACATCCGGCGCCTCCTGGTCGTGCTCTCGCGGCTCGTCGACGCAGGAAACACGGTCGTCGTGATCGAGCACAACCTCGACGTGATCAAATTCGCCGACTGGGTGCTCGATCTCGGCCCCGAAGGCGGCGCGCGCGGCGGCCGCGTCATCGCAGAAGGCACGCCCGAAGCCGTGGCGCGCGTGTCCGAGTCCCACACGGGGCGCTTTCTGGCGGAGATCCTCGGGCGCGAGGAAACCAAAGCCGCCAGAGCCAAGGCCAGGAACGGCAAAGCCGCGCGGGCACACGCCTGA